A region of the Dehalococcoidia bacterium genome:
TCCTCCAGCCCACATTCGATCCAGGCGAGGCAGTGCTCCAGAAGAGGGGCATCCACCCGCTTAGCCTTGAAGGTGGGAAGCTTGGCCAGCTCCAGCTTGTTGACATCCCGCCCGCTGACGCTGCCGAAGTAGTGCACGTGGTCCATCAGGTCGGGCCCCGGGATGTTAAGGGCGAACTCCTCGGCGAAGCGGATGATATCGTGGGTGTGGCGGGAGGGGTGCACCGCCAGCCCAATGAGGGGCGGCCGCCGCGACACCGGCGTCACCCAGATGACGGGCATCACGTCCGTCTGATCCCGCCAGCGGGCGGTCACCAGCACCACCGGCCCGCCGATGACCAGGCGCAGGGCATCTAGGACGTCCAGCTCCCTGCGCATCTCTGCCCACCTATACGGATTATCCGCCAGCAGGCCCGCCGACGCCAGCGGAGCCATCGGAAGAGCGCCAATGGCGCCCCAAAGTCAACGTTTAAAGCCATCCCCGACGCCGGAAGAAGACGGCTATGGCCAGCCCCAAGGCCAACATCGTGCCCACCACTGCCGGGAAGCCCCAGCTGCTCCCAAAGGGCGGCCAGACGTGGTGCGCGAAGTTCATGCCGTAGATGCCCGCGAGTAGCGTCAGAGGCAGAAATATGGTGGCCACCGCCGTCAGCACCTTCATCACCTCATTGAGGCGGTTGGAGACCACTGTCAGATAGGTGTTGTGGGCGCTGTCCGTCAGGTCGCGGAGGGCCTCGATGAGGTACTCGGTCCGCACTAGGTGATCGTAGATGTCGCGGAAGTAGATGTTGGCCTCGGGGCGCACCAGATGGGGGAACTCGGGCCGGGCGAGGCGCGCCAGCAGCTCCCGCTGGGGCACCGTGAGGCGACGTAGACGCAGGGCATTGCCCCGCAGGCGCAACACGCGCTCCAACAGGCCCGGCGCCTTGCCCGCCAGGGCCTCGGCCTCCAGCCTGTCCAGCGATTCCTCCATGGCATCGATGCAAGGGAGATACCCGTCCACCAGCCGGTCGAGGATGGCGTGCAGCAGCCACTCAGGGCCGCGACGCAGGGGCAGGCCATCCTCCAGGCACCGCTGGCGGATGGCCTCCAGCGACTGCACCGCCCCGTGATGGCAGGAGACCACATAGTTGGGGCCAAGGTAGAGACACACCTCTTGGCTAGCCACCTCGCCGAAGGGCTCGTAGCTGGCCAGGGCGTGGAAGACGATGAAGATGTAGTTGTCGTGCTCGTCCAGCTTGGGAGGGTTGGGCTCAGGCGTCAGGGCGTCCTCGATGGTCAGAGGATGGAAGCCGAACACCCTGCCCAATACCTCCTGGGCAATAGAGGCATCGGCAGCAGTGTCCAAGTCGGCCCACACCCTCGCTCCCGAGGTGAGGACCTCTTGCAGCGCCCCCAGGCTCGTCAGTGGCCGCGCTGGGCCCTCGTCGTCGACCACCAGCACCTGCAGCATGACGGGGCCACCGCTATTTTAGCCCGCCTCCACACCAGAGCTGATAGAGGATGTGCCAGGCCCCTCGGCCGGCAGGGCTAAATGGCCGCCTTGCCCACCCAGGCCATTGGTAAGATAGAACCAGGCGATGAAGGCGCGCGTTCTAGTGGGCACATGCTCCTGGGCCGACAAGACCCTCCTGGAGGCGGGATGGTACCCGCCACACGTGCGCACCCCCGCCCAGCGCCTCCAGCACTACGCCCGCCACTTCCCCATTGTGGAGGTGGACAGCACTTATTACGCCCTGCCCGCCCAGCGGCAGGCCCACCTCTGGGCCGCCAGGACGCCCCCAGGCTTCGTGTTCGATGTCAAGGCCTTTGCCCTCTTCACCCATCACCCCACCCCTCCCGACTCCCTACCCCAGGACGTGCGGCAGGCCCTGCCACAGGAGCTCAGGGAGCGACGTCACATCTACTATCGCGACCTCCCCCCTGAGCTGCGCCAGGAGCTGTGGCGTCGGTTCGCCGAGGCCCTCCTGCCTCTGCACCTGGCCGGCAAGCTGGGGGTGGTCCTCTTTCAGTTTCCGCCCTGGTTCCGACCCAGCGCCGACGCTCGTCGCCATATCCTGGAGGCCCGGGAGCGCCTTCCCCATTACACCATCGCTGTGGAGTTCCGCCAAGCCCGTTGGCTGGCAGACGAGGAAAACCGGGTCAGGACGCTGGGCTTCCTGAGGGAGCATCGCCTGCCCCTGGTGTGCGTAGATGAGCCCCAAGGGTTTCCTTCCAGCGTGCCTCCTCTGGCCGAGGTCACCGCTCCCCTGGCAGTGGTGCGCTTCCATGGGCGCAACGCCGCCACCTGGGAGGCCAAGGGCATCACCGCTGCCGAGCGCTTCAACTACCTCTACTCCCCAGAGGAGCTGCAGGAGTGGGTGCCGCGCATCGGCCGCCTAGCTCAGGAGGCGGAGGAGGTGCACGTCCTCTTCAACAACTGCTATCGCGACTACTCCGTGCGCAA
Encoded here:
- the corA gene encoding magnesium/cobalt transporter CorA, yielding MLQVLVVDDEGPARPLTSLGALQEVLTSGARVWADLDTAADASIAQEVLGRVFGFHPLTIEDALTPEPNPPKLDEHDNYIFIVFHALASYEPFGEVASQEVCLYLGPNYVVSCHHGAVQSLEAIRQRCLEDGLPLRRGPEWLLHAILDRLVDGYLPCIDAMEESLDRLEAEALAGKAPGLLERVLRLRGNALRLRRLTVPQRELLARLARPEFPHLVRPEANIYFRDIYDHLVRTEYLIEALRDLTDSAHNTYLTVVSNRLNEVMKVLTAVATIFLPLTLLAGIYGMNFAHHVWPPFGSSWGFPAVVGTMLALGLAIAVFFRRRGWL
- a CDS encoding DUF72 domain-containing protein — encoded protein: MKARVLVGTCSWADKTLLEAGWYPPHVRTPAQRLQHYARHFPIVEVDSTYYALPAQRQAHLWAARTPPGFVFDVKAFALFTHHPTPPDSLPQDVRQALPQELRERRHIYYRDLPPELRQELWRRFAEALLPLHLAGKLGVVLFQFPPWFRPSADARRHILEARERLPHYTIAVEFRQARWLADEENRVRTLGFLREHRLPLVCVDEPQGFPSSVPPLAEVTAPLAVVRFHGRNAATWEAKGITAAERFNYLYSPEELQEWVPRIGRLAQEAEEVHVLFNNCYRDYSVRNARQMAEALGLPVGKQGSLL
- a CDS encoding flavin reductase family protein, whose translation is MRRELDVLDALRLVIGGPVVLVTARWRDQTDVMPVIWVTPVSRRPPLIGLAVHPSRHTHDIIRFAEEFALNIPGPDLMDHVHYFGSVSGRDVNKLELAKLPTFKAKRVDAPLLEHCLAWIECGLEDALRLGDHTFFVGRVVAVQAEREAFDETWLVGERPYRPLHYLGGQWYGVLGERLQAQLRTDEEGGIVLEEPQVREEG